The following are encoded together in the Cynocephalus volans isolate mCynVol1 chromosome 4, mCynVol1.pri, whole genome shotgun sequence genome:
- the LOC134377128 gene encoding zinc finger protein 420-like, with protein MNKSPGLVSFEDVAVDFTWEEWQDLNDAQRTLYRDVMLETYSSLVSLGRCISKPEVILKLEKGAEPWMIEEHPNQSLPDVQIVNDLIERSQESHGRYLWQGVIINGNQSTEDRVELGKSFNVSSKHILNLVINNRKYSGVGHEESDKCENALPPETDAMHAGEKPDVHNIFEKSQRHHEHLSQHPNIPTGQLFEYSGKGKFSNTVPIIFIYKKIHMGETTCKYSEYGKACNKSAVTAQEITQVGKKNFQCDVSWKMFYKKAKLTQHQIIHTGEKHGKHSECQKSFIKKSYLISYQGTSTGKKLYPCHEPKFFHQKSDLTVHHKIHTGEMSYGFIKCGKNFHENSHTSEKSSECNECGKSFNRNSALTVYQRIHMSENPYECEKSRIFYSKPKLNKHERFHIGEKPFDCITCEKTFHQNSNFSKHKGIYTEHGKDLNQKSNLKRRQRINTHEYPYECKECGKAFNQKSAFTMHQRIHPGEKPYKCNECQKRFNNKSSFRMHKSTHREKKPYQCKECGNDFNQMLVLSMHQRIHTGVKPYECKECGKAFNQKPALSRHQRIHTGEKPYECEECGKAFKQKSILSMHQRIHTGEKPYECKECGKAFNQKSNLRMHQRIHTGEKPYECKECGKAFNRNSDLRTHQRIHTGEKPYECKECGKAFNRKSYLSRHQTVHTGEKPYECKDCGKSFNRKSDLNSHQTIHTGVKPYACKECGKTFNQKSILSMHQRIHTGEKPYECKECGKAINQKSDLTRHQRIHAGEKPYECEECGKSFKRKSDLSSHQTVHTGEKPYACKECGKAFNQKSNLNMHQRIHTGEKPYECQECGKAFNRNSDLCMHQRIHTGEKPYECKECGKAFNQKSHLSRHQRIHTGEKPYECKECGKAFIRNSDLCMHQRIHTGEKPYECKECGKAFNRKSHLSMHQRIHTGEKPYECKECGKSFNRKSNLCVHQRIHTGEKPH; from the exons GGGTTGGTgtcatttgaggatgtggctgtggacttcacctgggaggagtggcaggacttgaatgatgctcagaggactttgtacagggatgtgatgctggagacctacagcaGCCTGGTGTCATTGG GGCGCTGCATTAGTAAACCTGAGGTGATCCTCAAGTTGGAGAAAGGAGCAGAGCCATGGATGATAGAAGAACACCCAAACCAGAGCCTCCCAG atGTCCAGATAGTCAATGACCTAATTGAGAGGAGCCAAGAAAGTCATGGTAGATACTTGTGGCAAGGTGTAATCATCAATGGCAACCAATCAACTGAGGATAGAGTGGAGTTAGGAAAATCATTTAATGTGAGttcaaagcatattttaaatttggttataaataatagaaaatattcaggAGTGGGACATGAGGAGAGTGACAAATGTGAGAATGCACTTCCTCCAGAGACTGATGCCATGCATGCTGGAGAGAAACCTGATGTGCATAATATATTTGAGAAATCACAGAGACATCATGAGCATCTTAGTCAGCATCCCAATATTCCAACTGGGCAACTTTTTGAATATAGTGGAAAAGGAAAATTCTCCAACACAGTGccaataatatttatatataagaagATTCATATGGGTGAGACCACCTGTAAATATAGTGAATATGGGAAAGCCTGTAATAAGTCAGCTGTCACTGCTCAAGAGATAACTCAAGTAGGGAAGAAAAATTTTCAATGTGATGTTTCctggaaaatgttctataaaaaaGCTAAACTTACTCAACATCAGATTATACACACAGGGGAGAAACATGGTAAACACAGTGAATGTCAGAAATCTTTTATTAAGAAATCATACCTTATCTCATATCAGGGAACATCTACAGGGAAGAAGCTTTATCCATGCCATGAGCCGAAGTTTTTCCATCAGAAGTCAGACCTTACTGTGCATCACAAAATTCACACAGGGGAAATGTCCTATGGATTTATTAAGTGTGGCAAAAACTTTCATGAGAATTCTCACACAAGTGAGAAATCATCtgagtgtaatgaatgtggaaaatctTTCAACCGTAATTCTGCCCTTACCGTATATCAGAGAATTCACATGAGTGAGAATCCATATGAATGTGAAAAAAGTCGAATTTTCTACAGTAAGCCAAAACTCAACAAACATGAGAGATTTCACATTGGTGAGAAACCCTTTGACTGTATCACATGTGAAAAAACCTTTCACCAGAATTCTAACTTCAGCAAGCATAAGGGAATTTATACAGAACATGGAAAAGACTTAAACCAAAAGTCAAACCTGAAGAGACGCCAGAGAATTAACACACATGAGTacccatatgaatgtaaagaatgtgggaaagcttttaaccaaaagtcagcCTTCACCATGCACCAGAGAATTCACCCAGGTGAGAAGCCctacaaatgtaatgaatgtcaAAAAAGATTTAACAACAAGTCATCCTTCAGGATGCATAAGAGtactcacagagaaaaaaaaccttatcagtgtaaagaatgtggaaatgaTTTTAACCAAATGTTGGTtctcagcatgcatcagagaattcacacaggtgtgaaaccatatgaatgtaaagaatgtggaaaagcttttaaccaaaagccAGCCCTAAgtaggcatcagagaattcacacaggtgagaaaccatacgaatgtgaagaatgtggaaaagcttttaaacaAAAGTCAATTCTCAGCATGCACCAGAGAAtacacacaggtgagaaaccatatgaatgtaaagaatgtggaaaagcttttaaccaaaagtcaaacCTCcgcatgcatcagagaattcacacaggtgagaagccatatgaatgtaaagaatgtgggaaagcttttaaccGAAATTCAGACCTCCGCacacatcagagaattcacacaggtgagaaaccatatgaatgtaaagaatgtgggaaagcttttaaccgaaagtcatacctcagcaggcatcagacagttcacacaggtgagaaaccatatgaatgtaaagactgtggaaaaTCTTTTAACCGAAAGTCAGATCTCAACAGCCATCAGACAATTCACACAGGTGTGAAACCATATgcatgtaaagaatgtggaaaaacttttaaccaaaagtcgattctcagcatgcatcagagaatacacacaggtgagaaaccatatgaatgtaaagaatgtggaaaagctatTAACCAAAAGTCAGACCTCaccaggcatcagagaattcatgcaggtgagaaaccatatgaatgtgaaGAATGTGGAAAATCTTTTAAGCGAAAGTCAGACCTCAGCAGCCATCAGACagttcacacaggtgagaaaccatatgcatgtaaagaatgtggaaaagcttttaaccaaaagtcaaacCTCAACATGCATCAGAGAAtacacacaggtgagaaaccatatgaatgtcaagaatgtgggaaagcttttaaccGAAATTCAGACCTCtgcatgcatcagagaattcacacaggtgagaaaccatatgaatgtaaagaatgtggaaaagctttcaaccaaaaatcacacctcagcaggcatcagagaattcacacaggtgagaaaccatatgaatgtaaagaatgtgggaaagcttttatcCGAAATTCAGACCTCtgcatgcatcagagaattcacacaggtgagaaaccatatgaatgtaaagaatgtggaaaagctttcaaccGAAAGTCACACcttagcatgcatcagagaattcatacaggtgagaaaccatatgaatgtaaagaatgtggaaaatctTTCAACCGAAAGTCAAACCTCTgtgtgcatcagagaattcacaccgGTGAAAAGCCCCAttaa